The Labeo rohita strain BAU-BD-2019 chromosome 22, IGBB_LRoh.1.0, whole genome shotgun sequence genomic sequence TAACACTAGATACTTAGCAAACCTGTGGAAATTCGTTATTCAACATGATTTGTGATGTGCCAACATTAACTAGACTGAACTACTCCTACTAATATTTTACAGAGTATATAATTACGTAAATTTGTTAATTGGCTTGCCATTTGTCATATTGGCTTGCCATTTGTCATATTGTCAGACCATTGTCAGACCTTGTTGCAATGCATTATGGGACTGGCTAAGCATATATGTGGCTCTACCCGAGATCTTAGCCAAAATTACATATAtctcaaacaacaaaaacatttttaaaagccttTGTATTAGAATGCACGTATGTTTCCTACATAGGTAAAAAATGTTGCCTACATGGGGAACTTACTATGGTTTGGAACAgagttctgttttgttttcaaactAATCCAACGGCGAATCACAATTAGCAAACATCTTCAAAGTATGAAAAGACGTTATGAATGCTAGTATGGAAAATTGCATACTTAAGGATGTCGCAAACTAGTACATCAGTATCTGAACATATACATTATCATAAAATGTAACGCTATTTATAGTAAAATCTTTACTAACAATGGACACTTTGCAAACCTGTGGAAATTCGTTTTTTGACATATGATTTGCGATGCGCTAACATTAACTAGATTGAGACAAATATTGTGCAAAATTAACTGGATTGAACTACTCttaataatagttaataattatgtaaattcGTTATATTAGCGTTGTCGactatttcagttattttacacTGATCATActgcagtgcattatgggacTGGCTAAGCATACATATGATTCTGCCTTCGAGCTTGGCCAACATTAAGTGCATCTTAGATGGCAAcgaaaaacttttttaaagtgtgtgagtgtatgtATGTTTCCTATATAGGGAACTCACTACGTTTTGGAACAGAGCAAAAGACAAACAGTGAATAACAGTTCTGctataaaacaattttagatGAATCCGATGGCGAATCTCAATTCACAAACGTCTATAAAATATGAAAGGACATTACAATGCTAGCATGGAAAATTGTATACTTATGGATGTCACAAACTAGTACGCCAGTATTGGAACATACcacattattgtaaaatgtaaccattttaactatttatcATAAAATCTTATTACTATTGCTAACACTGGATACTTTCATATTTACTGAGTAAATAATTACGTAAATTCGTCATATTGTCTTTGTCGACccttttggggttttttttgtttttttttatactgcccttgttgtaatgcattatgggattggCTAAGCATACATACATTCTGCCTTGGATCTTGGATTATGTACatcttaaatgacaaaaaaaacctttttcaaAGCCTTCGTATTAGAACGGGCAAtggaaatagaaatgttgcctaCGTAGGGAACTCAACATGGTTTAGAACAGAGCCATAGACAAACAGTGGataacaacaaataaagttCTGTTACAAAACAATTTCACACAAATCCAATGGCGAATCTTAaatttttgtagattttttgtcatttttgcctttattttgacaggacaGTGTTGAggagacaggaagcaaagtgggagagagggggatgggattgggaaaggtcctgAGCCGGGATTTGAACTCGGGACACCCATAATGCAACGATGTCggcacactgcccacaaggctattatCATTTCAAATCAAATCATACCATATCAAATCATTTATATCATTTGCAATGCGCTAATCCTAATCTTGCACACTACATTATATGCACAACGGAATTTCGGCACTAAATTTTACAAACCTGGATCTTCCCAAGAGCACCAATGGCAACCTCAGGTGGCAATATAACCGGCTTTGTATAGGTTCCTCCAATCTGTCAACAACAAGAACCTTAAGGTTACATAATTTCCCTACGTAGCTATACAATTAGCACTAAATTAAGGGTGCATCCTGCAGTTTTCAACTTACCGATCCAATGTTTGAGAGTGTGAACGTTCCCCCCGTGAGGTCAGCGGTCCCCAACTGCCCCGCCGCTCCCAACGTCTGCAGGCGGTTGAGCTCCACTGCGATTTCAAAGACGCTGAGCATCTGTACGTTCTTGACATTAGGAACTAGAAGACCTTGACTCGTGTCCATCGCCAGTCCAATATTATGAGCAGCCTGAAAGAAGATGACCAATGGTCAATGACCTACCTCAATTGAATTCAAAAGCTTTATTTAGATAGAAACACTACCTTATAGGTAATATTTGTGCAGTTTTCATCCAAAGACGAGTTGAGAATGGGAAAATGGAGGAGACCAAGAGACGCTGCCTGTTTGAGAAGACAAAACTAATATCAAAACCTGGTTTAAGTGGAGGTTCCCCCTCGCCCAAAACAGTTTCATACCTTGATGAAGAACGGCATGTAGCTAAGCTTCACTCCTCGGGACTCAGCCAGGCCTTTCAGCTCAGAGCGCAACCGGACCAACTGGCTCAGATCCACTTCATCTTTGTAACCAAAATGAGGGATCTTCAAGGCTGCGGACATAGTCCTAACCATCGCCTTCTGAAAgcctttgtttaaaaaaaaaaaatattaaaaaatcatgCTGTTCACACTTGATTTCAAGGtctaatgggtttggaacgacatgaggatgagtaatgaTTCTGGCCGAATCAAAAACACGCAAGCAAACAAACCTTTAATGGGTTCAGTGTGGTCTTTGCCTGTGAAAACAGGTTTAGGGATGGCAGGAGTGGGTATACTAGGTGGAGTCGTCTTCTCTTTGGGCTTCGCAGCTGGAGTTGAAGGTGCTACGgctgaaggaggaggaggacgaATCTCCTCAAAGGGTGTTGGGGGTAAGATGGCCCCCGTTTGTCTGGCTATGAAGTTTAGGATGTCTTCTTTAAGAATGCGGCCGTCTTTTCCAGTGCCGACGACTTCGCTTAATTTAATctgcattgaaacaatggaccatttttgtgaattttgttATGGAGAAACAGCATAAATATCCTTAGTAGATCCACACTTCACCCTGCCCCCTACTTGTGGCTATAGCAACGACACTAATTTCTCCAACTATGTGACACTGAGAGGCTATTTTTCTAGAGCTTTCTAAAGAGGATGTACGACCGTCTATATAGAAACAAGCTACATCTCATGACCCTGATTTATGGGGGTACTGCACTGCCTAGCAACTTGCAAGTGCTGTGCAAGAGTTTATGACCCCTGATGACAATAGCTAAAGACAATCCCCCACCGCTGCTGACGCCACGCTCTGTTTGATTTCCTGCTAACATCCAACTTTCAAATCTAGTTTCAATGACCCCGTAATGCTTTGAGTGAAATACATATTCGGTGGGAATTTATGTAGCGCACGGCTtgatttaaagggttagttcactcctgaaataaaatttcctgataatttactcacccccatgtcatctaagatgtttgtgtctttctttcttcggtcaaaaagaagaaaaggtttttaaggaaaacattccaggatttttctccatatagtgaattTTCATAGGGATCAacgagttgaaggtccaaattgctgtttcaattttatttattgttttt encodes the following:
- the dbt gene encoding lipoamide acyltransferase component of branched-chain alpha-keto acid dehydrogenase complex, mitochondrial is translated as MAAVITVRAPFAFMRRLVSARLHRHCCSKVQAACFVSPHHSYSLIAGQQHRFFRTSYAAAGPVLQFKLSDIGEGIMEVTVKEWYVKEGDKVSQFDSICEVQSDKASVTITSRYDGIIRKLYYDVDSIALVGKPLVDIETDAGQVEGPQEDVVETPAMSQEEHTHQEIKGHKTQATPAVRRLAMENNIKLSEVVGTGKDGRILKEDILNFIARQTGAILPPTPFEEIRPPPPSAVAPSTPAAKPKEKTTPPSIPTPAIPKPVFTGKDHTEPIKGFQKAMVRTMSAALKIPHFGYKDEVDLSQLVRLRSELKGLAESRGVKLSYMPFFIKAASLGLLHFPILNSSLDENCTNITYKAAHNIGLAMDTSQGLLVPNVKNVQMLSVFEIAVELNRLQTLGAAGQLGTADLTGGTFTLSNIGSIGGTYTKPVILPPEVAIGALGKIQVLPRFNHKGDVVKAHIMNISWSADHRIIDGATMCRFSNLWRSYLENPASMVLDLK